In one window of Candidatus Scalindua sp. DNA:
- a CDS encoding carbonic anhydrase family protein: MNNAIQFKSASIAKKTTITISTVLVIFLLVGCNYQKALPRNQQYGQREDKRETEAHRKQKIFYSLPGLKHGLLQSPINILSDQSETGKHNVTFNFKGQINKVENLGHTVQLDFEPGSTVNVDGKIFQFRQIHFHTPAEHLIDGITYPMEMHVVNTLVGQTEEETTEYLVFSFLFKMGRENRFIAEFIHLIPGDKNESEDVSMGTVNLRSLIDNNPDYNRKEVLNSYFFYKGSLTTPPYTESVNWFVMKTIIDASPEQIQEINRIEGDNARRIQARYGRAVSNK; encoded by the coding sequence ATGAATAACGCTATCCAGTTTAAATCCGCTTCCATCGCTAAAAAAACTACCATAACGATCTCCACCGTTCTCGTTATATTCTTATTAGTTGGATGTAATTACCAGAAAGCACTCCCAAGAAATCAACAATATGGACAGCGAGAAGACAAACGCGAAACGGAAGCTCACCGTAAACAAAAAATATTCTATTCCTTACCAGGACTTAAACATGGGTTGCTGCAATCTCCAATAAATATTCTATCTGATCAATCTGAAACAGGAAAACATAATGTTACTTTTAACTTTAAGGGTCAGATAAATAAGGTTGAAAATTTAGGGCATACAGTACAGTTAGATTTTGAGCCTGGTAGTACGGTAAATGTGGATGGTAAAATATTTCAATTTAGACAAATTCATTTTCATACGCCCGCAGAACATCTGATTGACGGAATAACCTACCCCATGGAAATGCATGTTGTTAATACTTTAGTCGGTCAAACTGAAGAGGAGACAACAGAATATTTAGTGTTTTCTTTTCTTTTTAAAATGGGGAGAGAAAACAGATTTATTGCTGAATTTATTCATCTCATACCAGGGGACAAAAATGAAAGTGAAGATGTTTCGATGGGTACCGTTAATCTGAGAAGTTTAATTGATAACAATCCTGACTACAATCGTAAAGAAGTCCTCAACTCATATTTCTTTTACAAAGGATCTCTTACAACTCCTCCATATACTGAAAGTGTTAATTGGTTTGTAATGAAGACAATAATTGATGCCTCTCCTGAGCAGATTCAAGAAATAAATAGAATAGAAGGAGATAACGCGCGACGCATTCAGGCACGCTATGGTAGAGCAGTTTCAAATAAATAA
- a CDS encoding glycine zipper domain-containing protein, with the protein MIQYFADFSGKKWGFRQICSTLIFTAVFCFLITGNSNASAEMFIYPAQGQSAEQLNREKFECHEWAKQQTGVDPNRLAADVQPMQVEQRGGAFRGAARGAAVGAIGGAIGGDAGKGAAIGAGAGALMGNRRRRQSEHEQMRAYEEANQQRKALMDTFNRAYRTCLEGRGYTVN; encoded by the coding sequence ATGATACAGTATTTTGCAGACTTTTCAGGTAAAAAATGGGGATTCAGACAGATCTGTAGCACTTTAATCTTTACTGCTGTTTTTTGTTTCTTGATCACAGGCAACAGTAACGCATCGGCAGAAATGTTTATTTATCCGGCTCAGGGGCAGAGCGCTGAGCAACTCAATCGAGAAAAATTTGAATGTCACGAATGGGCGAAACAGCAGACGGGTGTTGATCCAAATCGTTTGGCAGCTGACGTACAGCCAATGCAAGTTGAACAACGTGGAGGAGCTTTTAGAGGAGCAGCACGAGGGGCTGCGGTCGGCGCGATAGGTGGCGCTATCGGAGGAGATGCCGGTAAAGGAGCTGCAATAGGAGCAGGTGCCGGTGCCCTGATGGGTAACAGGCGAAGGAGACAGTCTGAACATGAACAGATGCGAGCTTACGAAGAAGCAAATCAACAGCGGAAGGCATTAATGGATACCTTTAATCGTGCATACCGCACATGCCTTGAAGGCCGCGGTTATACCGTGAATTAG
- a CDS encoding DUF2092 domain-containing protein, with product MKQRFFFFVFILLSLFTSNQAFSYEQGSASAVDATVDKTLRQMCDYLKSAQQYTFRSQATFEKISVSGQKLEYGETVHASVRRPDRFHADIVGDLINNRFWYNGRSITMLDTELNIYATTEAPADIDSTLSFAAETLGITAPLGDFVVSDPYSSLTQNAKSATYVGLHEINGVKCHHLAFTQENLDWQIWVEDGSMQVPRKIVITYKQEEGMPQYTAVLSEWDFSPHLPESVFSFVTPVNAEKIEFMSIEEKVPDKITDK from the coding sequence ATGAAACAACGATTTTTTTTCTTCGTATTTATTTTACTGAGTTTATTCACGAGTAACCAGGCGTTTAGTTATGAGCAGGGAAGTGCTTCTGCGGTTGATGCTACCGTTGACAAAACACTGCGTCAGATGTGTGATTATCTGAAGAGCGCTCAGCAGTATACATTTCGTTCTCAGGCTACCTTTGAAAAAATCTCTGTATCTGGTCAGAAGTTAGAGTATGGAGAGACGGTACACGCTTCAGTGCGGAGACCTGACCGATTCCATGCAGATATTGTGGGTGATCTTATTAATAATCGCTTCTGGTATAATGGCAGGAGTATCACGATGCTGGATACAGAATTGAACATTTATGCGACAACAGAAGCCCCTGCCGATATAGATTCTACCCTGAGTTTTGCAGCAGAAACTCTTGGAATTACCGCTCCACTGGGTGACTTTGTGGTGAGTGACCCGTATAGTAGCCTGACTCAAAATGCAAAATCAGCAACCTATGTAGGATTGCATGAAATTAATGGCGTCAAATGCCACCACCTGGCCTTTACTCAGGAAAATCTCGACTGGCAGATATGGGTTGAGGACGGCAGTATGCAGGTCCCCAGAAAGATCGTTATTACCTATAAACAGGAGGAGGGAATGCCTCAATACACCGCAGTATTGTCAGAGTGGGACTTTTCACCACATCTGCCGGAAAGTGTATTCTCCTTTGTAACACCAGTAAATGCTGAAAAGATTGAGTTTATGTCGATAGAGGAGAAAGTGCCTGACAAGATAACTGACAAATAA